The Raphanus sativus cultivar WK10039 chromosome 2, ASM80110v3, whole genome shotgun sequence genome includes a region encoding these proteins:
- the LOC108843553 gene encoding uncharacterized protein LOC108843553 isoform X3: protein MQRTLSLAAAKSSSSTSPLSLRPLMAKFQCRAIQSFPASSSSSLVRVDRVCRNVCQVQFKRENASCFKLACALPSFGSSVSYAAHWSGSSLSSLGNSFRLFPGRYFSQVPNTGNKDKVVKKFNKNWNKKNKKNEVLASSEAQVVTATEPVIGDVSSGIKVDLAAAPSPVGTQPSTTVKPKRRPKKKKVDDKSSSTVSALEEVSVEESLKTIPKTKHSGSGNRKSSSSAKKEVAKNPTISAPSEAINAPKQEKVSASSEAKVVELSTEASPASNGKQASTAKTKRRPKSKKVDDKSSPAVPVLEAISVEESSKSVPKPKHHSGSGKPKSSSAKEVAKNPIVEVPKSGKPKQVSQAQPMKNSIEHRGQNASKPLFPPSGKSVIVVESITKAKVIQGYLGDMYEVLPSYGHIRDLASRSGSVRPDDDFSMVWEVPSSAWTHIKSIKMALNGAENLILASDPDREGEAIAWHIIEMLQQQGALHESMTVARVVFHEITESAIKTALQSPREIDGDLVHAYLARRALDYLIGFNISPLLWRKLPGCPSAGRVQSAALALICDRETEIDGFKPQEYWTVGIKVQGKDNSSAVSAHLTSLNSKKLSQLSISSEAKAQDIEQRIKSESFLVKGIKKSTTRKNPPTPYITSTLQQDAANKLHFSSAYTMKLAQKLYEGVQLSDGQSTGLITYMRTDGLHIADEAIKDIQSLVEERYGKNFTSDGPRKYFKKVKNAQEAHEAIRPTNIRRLPSTIASLLDADSLNLYTLIWSRAVACQMEPASVVQIQLDIGNASESIIFRSSCSKVDFLGYQAVYEDPEAKAIRTKDDEKTREREETFETLSLLKDGDLLNIGEVELKQHYTQHPPRYSEGSLIKKLEELGIGRPSTYASIFKVLQDRKYLTIKSRVLYPEFRGRMVSAFLTNYFTEVTDYSFTADMETELDNVSGGVTEWKGLLRDYWTRFSAYCKRVENVQIQQVEKMLEKRYEDFLFSSLPDPTRTCPSCSEGTLVFKVSKFGSGYFIGCDGYPSCKFVAKTLYGEDEDEDDPPKNTCVEEPKLLGVHPNTSEKVILKCGPYGHYVQLGEDKKGHVPKRANASHIKDVNSITLEGALELLRYPLTLGNHPEDGQPVFLKLSKSGFTVRHRRTMATVPKNVEPGEVTFEKAMKLLSGKNVRLCGRPKRKPTVVDEEEEEEEGDEEAVEA, encoded by the exons ATGCAGAGGACGCTCTCACTTGCGGCTGCTAAGTCTTCTTCTTCGACTTCACCTCTGTCTCTTCGTCCTCTCATGGCTaag TTTCAGTGCAGGGCAATTCAGAGTTTCCCagcttcatcttcctcttcattaGTCAGAGTCGATAGAGTCTGTAGAAACGTATGCCAGGTTCAGTTCAAAAGAGAGAACGCAAGCTGTTTTAAATTAGCTTGCGCACTTCCTTCCTTCGGTTCCTCCGTTAGTTACGCAGCACATTGGAGCGGTTCAAGTTTAAGTTCTTTAGGTAATAGTTTCAGACTGTTTCCTGGGAGGTACTTTTCTCAAGTCCCTAATACTGGGAATAAGGATAAGGTTGTCAAGAAGTTCAATAAGAACTGGaataagaagaataagaagaatgAGGTTTTGGCTTCCTCAGAAGCTCAAGTGGTGACTGCTACCGAACCGGTTATTGGAGATGTTAGCAGTGGCATCAAAGTGGATTTAGCAGCTGCACCTTCACCTGTTGGTACGCAGCCCTCAACTACTGTCAAACCAAAACGGCGcccaaagaaaaagaaagttgaTGATAAATCTTCTTCGACTGTGTCGGCTTTAGAAGAGGTCTCTGTAGAGGAGAGTTtgaaaaccattcccaagactAAACATTCTGGTTCTGGAAATCGGAAGTCTTCTTCATCTGCTaag AAGGAGGTGGCAAAAAATCCCACAATTTCTGCTCCATCAGAAGCAATCAATGCGCCAAAACAGGAGAAGGTCTCGGCTTCTTCAGAAGCTAAGGTGGTGGAATTATCAACTGAAGCTTCACCTGCTAGCAATGGTAAGCAAGCCTCTACTGCCAAAACAAAAAGGCGGCCGAAGAGCAAGAAAGTAGATGATAAGTCATCTCCAGCGGTACCAGTTCTGGAGGCGATCTCTGTTGAAGAGAGTTCAAAAAGCGTTCCCAAGCCAAAACATCATTCTGGTTCTGGCAAACCGAAATCTTCATCCGCTAAG GAGGTGGCAAAAAATCCCATAGTGGAGGTGCCCAAAAGTGGAAAACCGAAGCAGGTTTCTCAAGCGCAGCCCATGAAAAACAGCATAGAGCACCGAGGTCAAAATGCTTCTAAACCGCTTTTTCCGCCAAGTGGGAAATCTGTTATTGTCGTTGAGTCAATCACAAAGGCAAAGGTTATTCAGGGTTATCTTGGTGACATGTATGAGGTTTTGCCAAGTTATGGTCATATCAGGGACCTGGCCTCAAGGTCTGGTTCAGTGAGGCCAGATGACGATTTTAGCATGGTTTGGGAGGTTCCATCTTCCGCCTGGACTCATATTAAGAGCATAAAGATGGCATTAAATGG AGCTGAAAATCTGATTCTTGCATCGGATCCAGATCGTGAAGGAGAGGCAATCGCCTGGCACATCATCGAGATGTTGCAGCAGCAGGGTGCCTTGCACGAGAGTATGACAGTAGCAAGGGTTGTATTTCACGAGATAACTGAATCGGCCATAAAAACTGCACTTCAGTCCCCACGAGAAATTGACGGGGACTTGGTACACGCATATCTCGCACGGCGTGCTCTTGATTATCTAATCGGATTTAACATTTCACCGCTTCTTTGGAGGAAACTTCCAGGTTGCCCATCAGCTGGGCGAGTCCAGTCTGCTGCTTTGGCTCTTATATGTGATAGAGAAACTGAAATTGACGGGTTTAAGCCTCAGGAGTACTGGACTGTAGGGATCAAAGTGCAAGGGAAAGATAATTCATCCGCTGTTTCAGCTCACTTGACCAGTTTAAATTCCAAAAAGTTGAGTCAGCTTTCTATCAGCTCTGAAGCAAAGGCTCAGGACATTGAGCAAAGGATAAAGTCAGAAAGTTTTCTAGTTAAGGGCATTAAAAAAAGCACTACAAGGAAGAATCCACCAACTCCATATATAACATCAACCCTCCAGCAGGACGCTGCTAACAAATTGCATTTTTCATCAGCTTATACCATGAAG CTTGCTCAAAAACTCTATGAGGGTGTCCAACTTTCCGATGGTCAATCAACTGGTCTTATAACATACATGCGAACAGATGGTTTACAT ATTGCTGATGAAGCTATCAAAGATATACAGTCCTTGGTGGAAGAAAG ATATGGGAAGAACTTTACATCAGATGGTCCtcgtaaatattttaaaaaggttaaaaacGCTCAGGAGGCTCACGAAGCTATTAGACCTACCAATATACGTAGATTACCGT CAACGATTGCTAGCCTGCTTGATGCGGATTCTCTAAATTTATATACCTTAATATGGTCACGAGCTGTGGCATGTCAGATGGAGCCTGCTTCTGTTGTGCAG ATACAACTTGATATTGGAAATGCCTCTGAATCCATTATCTTCAGATCTTCATGCTCAAAAGTCGACTTCCTTGGATACCAGGCAGTTTACGAG gaCCCCGAAGCTAAGGCAATCAGAACCAAAGACGATGAAAAGACTCGTGAGCGGGAGGAAACTTTTGAAACTCTCAGTTTGTTGAAG GATGGGGATCTGCTAAATATTGGCGAAGTGGAACTCAAGCAGCACTATACTCAGCACCCACCACGCTATTCCGAGGGGTCACTG ATCAAAAAGCTTGAGGAGCTCGGGATAGGTAGACCCTCGACATATGCATCTATATTTAAAGTTCTACAG GACAGGAAGTACCTAACAATAAAGAGCCGAGTACTGTATCCGGAGTTCCGTGGGAGGATG GTTTCAGCTTTTCTTACCAACTACTTCACCGAGGTCACAGACTACAGTTTTACTGCTGATATGGAGACTGAG CTTGACAACGTTTCTGGTGGTGTAACTGAATGGAAAGGTCTCCTAAGAGACTACTGGACACGATTCAGCGCTTATTGTAAACGTGTCGAAAATGTCCAAATCCAACAG GTGGAAAAAATGTTGGAAAAAAGATACGAGgactttttgttttcttccctTCCCGATCCCACACGGACTTGCCCGAG TTGTTCGGAAGGCACATTAGTTTTCAAAGTTAGCAAGTTTGGTTCTGGTTATTTCATTGGTTGTGATGGCTACCCTTCATGCAA GTTCGTTGCCAAAACACTATATGGagaggatgaagatgaagatgatccTCCAAAGAATACCTGCGTAGAAGAGCCCAAATTACTGGGTGTTCATCCCAATACCAGTGAGAAG GTTATTTTGAAGTGCGGCCCCTATGGGCATTATGTACAGCTTGGTGAGGACAAAAAAGGACACGTACCAAAACGAGCAAATGCGTCCCAT ATAAAGGATGTGAACTCTATTACGCTTGAAGGTGCTCTCGAATTATTACGCTATCCTCTGACACTG GGAAACCACCCTGAAGATGGGCAGCCTGTGTTCTTGAAGCTTAGTAAATCTGGATTTACTGTTCGACATCGCCGCACTATGGCTACTGTTCCCAAG AACGTTGAACCAGGTGAGGTTACTTTTGAGAAAGCAATGAAGCTCTTGTCTGGCAAAAATGTGAGACTGTGTGGCAGACCTAAGAGGAAGCCAACAGTTGTagatgaggaggaagaagaagaagaaggagatgaagaagctgTGGAGGCGTGA
- the LOC108843553 gene encoding uncharacterized protein LOC108843553 isoform X1: MQRTLSLAAAKSSSSTSPLSLRPLMAKFQCRAIQSFPASSSSSLVRVDRVCRNVCQVQFKRENASCFKLACALPSFGSSVSYAAHWSGSSLSSLGNSFRLFPGRYFSQVPNTGNKDKVVKKFNKNWNKKNKKNEVLASSEAQVVTATEPVIGDVSSGIKVDLAAAPSPVGTQPSTTVKPKRRPKKKKVDDKSSSTVSALEEVSVEESLKTIPKTKHSGSGNRKSSSSAKKEVAKNPTISAPSEAINAPKQEKVSASSEAKVVELSTEASPASNGKQASTAKTKRRPKSKKVDDKSSPAVPVLEAISVEESSKSVPKPKHHSGSGKPKSSSAKYTSQKEVAKNPIVEVPKSGKPKQVSQAQPMKNSIEHRGQNASKPLFPPSGKSVIVVESITKAKVIQGYLGDMYEVLPSYGHIRDLASRSGSVRPDDDFSMVWEVPSSAWTHIKSIKMALNGAENLILASDPDREGEAIAWHIIEMLQQQGALHESMTVARVVFHEITESAIKTALQSPREIDGDLVHAYLARRALDYLIGFNISPLLWRKLPGCPSAGRVQSAALALICDRETEIDGFKPQEYWTVGIKVQGKDNSSAVSAHLTSLNSKKLSQLSISSEAKAQDIEQRIKSESFLVKGIKKSTTRKNPPTPYITSTLQQDAANKLHFSSAYTMKLAQKLYEGVQLSDGQSTGLITYMRTDGLHIADEAIKDIQSLVEERYGKNFTSDGPRKYFKKVKNAQEAHEAIRPTNIRRLPSTIASLLDADSLNLYTLIWSRAVACQMEPASVVQIQLDIGNASESIIFRSSCSKVDFLGYQAVYEDPEAKAIRTKDDEKTREREETFETLSLLKDGDLLNIGEVELKQHYTQHPPRYSEGSLIKKLEELGIGRPSTYASIFKVLQDRKYLTIKSRVLYPEFRGRMVSAFLTNYFTEVTDYSFTADMETELDNVSGGVTEWKGLLRDYWTRFSAYCKRVENVQIQQVEKMLEKRYEDFLFSSLPDPTRTCPSCSEGTLVFKVSKFGSGYFIGCDGYPSCKFVAKTLYGEDEDEDDPPKNTCVEEPKLLGVHPNTSEKVILKCGPYGHYVQLGEDKKGHVPKRANASHIKDVNSITLEGALELLRYPLTLGNHPEDGQPVFLKLSKSGFTVRHRRTMATVPKNVEPGEVTFEKAMKLLSGKNVRLCGRPKRKPTVVDEEEEEEEGDEEAVEA; the protein is encoded by the exons ATGCAGAGGACGCTCTCACTTGCGGCTGCTAAGTCTTCTTCTTCGACTTCACCTCTGTCTCTTCGTCCTCTCATGGCTaag TTTCAGTGCAGGGCAATTCAGAGTTTCCCagcttcatcttcctcttcattaGTCAGAGTCGATAGAGTCTGTAGAAACGTATGCCAGGTTCAGTTCAAAAGAGAGAACGCAAGCTGTTTTAAATTAGCTTGCGCACTTCCTTCCTTCGGTTCCTCCGTTAGTTACGCAGCACATTGGAGCGGTTCAAGTTTAAGTTCTTTAGGTAATAGTTTCAGACTGTTTCCTGGGAGGTACTTTTCTCAAGTCCCTAATACTGGGAATAAGGATAAGGTTGTCAAGAAGTTCAATAAGAACTGGaataagaagaataagaagaatgAGGTTTTGGCTTCCTCAGAAGCTCAAGTGGTGACTGCTACCGAACCGGTTATTGGAGATGTTAGCAGTGGCATCAAAGTGGATTTAGCAGCTGCACCTTCACCTGTTGGTACGCAGCCCTCAACTACTGTCAAACCAAAACGGCGcccaaagaaaaagaaagttgaTGATAAATCTTCTTCGACTGTGTCGGCTTTAGAAGAGGTCTCTGTAGAGGAGAGTTtgaaaaccattcccaagactAAACATTCTGGTTCTGGAAATCGGAAGTCTTCTTCATCTGCTaag AAGGAGGTGGCAAAAAATCCCACAATTTCTGCTCCATCAGAAGCAATCAATGCGCCAAAACAGGAGAAGGTCTCGGCTTCTTCAGAAGCTAAGGTGGTGGAATTATCAACTGAAGCTTCACCTGCTAGCAATGGTAAGCAAGCCTCTACTGCCAAAACAAAAAGGCGGCCGAAGAGCAAGAAAGTAGATGATAAGTCATCTCCAGCGGTACCAGTTCTGGAGGCGATCTCTGTTGAAGAGAGTTCAAAAAGCGTTCCCAAGCCAAAACATCATTCTGGTTCTGGCAAACCGAAATCTTCATCCGCTAAG TACACTTCTCAGAAGGAGGTGGCAAAAAATCCCATAGTGGAGGTGCCCAAAAGTGGAAAACCGAAGCAGGTTTCTCAAGCGCAGCCCATGAAAAACAGCATAGAGCACCGAGGTCAAAATGCTTCTAAACCGCTTTTTCCGCCAAGTGGGAAATCTGTTATTGTCGTTGAGTCAATCACAAAGGCAAAGGTTATTCAGGGTTATCTTGGTGACATGTATGAGGTTTTGCCAAGTTATGGTCATATCAGGGACCTGGCCTCAAGGTCTGGTTCAGTGAGGCCAGATGACGATTTTAGCATGGTTTGGGAGGTTCCATCTTCCGCCTGGACTCATATTAAGAGCATAAAGATGGCATTAAATGG AGCTGAAAATCTGATTCTTGCATCGGATCCAGATCGTGAAGGAGAGGCAATCGCCTGGCACATCATCGAGATGTTGCAGCAGCAGGGTGCCTTGCACGAGAGTATGACAGTAGCAAGGGTTGTATTTCACGAGATAACTGAATCGGCCATAAAAACTGCACTTCAGTCCCCACGAGAAATTGACGGGGACTTGGTACACGCATATCTCGCACGGCGTGCTCTTGATTATCTAATCGGATTTAACATTTCACCGCTTCTTTGGAGGAAACTTCCAGGTTGCCCATCAGCTGGGCGAGTCCAGTCTGCTGCTTTGGCTCTTATATGTGATAGAGAAACTGAAATTGACGGGTTTAAGCCTCAGGAGTACTGGACTGTAGGGATCAAAGTGCAAGGGAAAGATAATTCATCCGCTGTTTCAGCTCACTTGACCAGTTTAAATTCCAAAAAGTTGAGTCAGCTTTCTATCAGCTCTGAAGCAAAGGCTCAGGACATTGAGCAAAGGATAAAGTCAGAAAGTTTTCTAGTTAAGGGCATTAAAAAAAGCACTACAAGGAAGAATCCACCAACTCCATATATAACATCAACCCTCCAGCAGGACGCTGCTAACAAATTGCATTTTTCATCAGCTTATACCATGAAG CTTGCTCAAAAACTCTATGAGGGTGTCCAACTTTCCGATGGTCAATCAACTGGTCTTATAACATACATGCGAACAGATGGTTTACAT ATTGCTGATGAAGCTATCAAAGATATACAGTCCTTGGTGGAAGAAAG ATATGGGAAGAACTTTACATCAGATGGTCCtcgtaaatattttaaaaaggttaaaaacGCTCAGGAGGCTCACGAAGCTATTAGACCTACCAATATACGTAGATTACCGT CAACGATTGCTAGCCTGCTTGATGCGGATTCTCTAAATTTATATACCTTAATATGGTCACGAGCTGTGGCATGTCAGATGGAGCCTGCTTCTGTTGTGCAG ATACAACTTGATATTGGAAATGCCTCTGAATCCATTATCTTCAGATCTTCATGCTCAAAAGTCGACTTCCTTGGATACCAGGCAGTTTACGAG gaCCCCGAAGCTAAGGCAATCAGAACCAAAGACGATGAAAAGACTCGTGAGCGGGAGGAAACTTTTGAAACTCTCAGTTTGTTGAAG GATGGGGATCTGCTAAATATTGGCGAAGTGGAACTCAAGCAGCACTATACTCAGCACCCACCACGCTATTCCGAGGGGTCACTG ATCAAAAAGCTTGAGGAGCTCGGGATAGGTAGACCCTCGACATATGCATCTATATTTAAAGTTCTACAG GACAGGAAGTACCTAACAATAAAGAGCCGAGTACTGTATCCGGAGTTCCGTGGGAGGATG GTTTCAGCTTTTCTTACCAACTACTTCACCGAGGTCACAGACTACAGTTTTACTGCTGATATGGAGACTGAG CTTGACAACGTTTCTGGTGGTGTAACTGAATGGAAAGGTCTCCTAAGAGACTACTGGACACGATTCAGCGCTTATTGTAAACGTGTCGAAAATGTCCAAATCCAACAG GTGGAAAAAATGTTGGAAAAAAGATACGAGgactttttgttttcttccctTCCCGATCCCACACGGACTTGCCCGAG TTGTTCGGAAGGCACATTAGTTTTCAAAGTTAGCAAGTTTGGTTCTGGTTATTTCATTGGTTGTGATGGCTACCCTTCATGCAA GTTCGTTGCCAAAACACTATATGGagaggatgaagatgaagatgatccTCCAAAGAATACCTGCGTAGAAGAGCCCAAATTACTGGGTGTTCATCCCAATACCAGTGAGAAG GTTATTTTGAAGTGCGGCCCCTATGGGCATTATGTACAGCTTGGTGAGGACAAAAAAGGACACGTACCAAAACGAGCAAATGCGTCCCAT ATAAAGGATGTGAACTCTATTACGCTTGAAGGTGCTCTCGAATTATTACGCTATCCTCTGACACTG GGAAACCACCCTGAAGATGGGCAGCCTGTGTTCTTGAAGCTTAGTAAATCTGGATTTACTGTTCGACATCGCCGCACTATGGCTACTGTTCCCAAG AACGTTGAACCAGGTGAGGTTACTTTTGAGAAAGCAATGAAGCTCTTGTCTGGCAAAAATGTGAGACTGTGTGGCAGACCTAAGAGGAAGCCAACAGTTGTagatgaggaggaagaagaagaagaaggagatgaagaagctgTGGAGGCGTGA
- the LOC108843553 gene encoding uncharacterized protein LOC108843553 isoform X2 codes for MQRTLSLAAAKSSSSTSPLSLRPLMAKFQCRAIQSFPASSSSSLVRVDRVCRNVCQVQFKRENASCFKLACALPSFGSSVSYAAHWSGSSLSSLGNSFRLFPGRYFSQVPNTGNKDKVVKKFNKNWNKKNKKNEVLASSEAQVVTATEPVIGDVSSGIKVDLAAAPSPVGTQPSTTVKPKRRPKKKKVDDKSSSTVSALEEVSVEESLKTIPKTKHSGSGNRKSSSSAKKEVAKNPTISAPSEAINAPKQEKVSASSEAKVVELSTEASPASNGKQASTAKTKRRPKSKKVDDKSSPAVPVLEAISVEESSKSVPKPKHHSGSGKPKSSSAKKEVAKNPIVEVPKSGKPKQVSQAQPMKNSIEHRGQNASKPLFPPSGKSVIVVESITKAKVIQGYLGDMYEVLPSYGHIRDLASRSGSVRPDDDFSMVWEVPSSAWTHIKSIKMALNGAENLILASDPDREGEAIAWHIIEMLQQQGALHESMTVARVVFHEITESAIKTALQSPREIDGDLVHAYLARRALDYLIGFNISPLLWRKLPGCPSAGRVQSAALALICDRETEIDGFKPQEYWTVGIKVQGKDNSSAVSAHLTSLNSKKLSQLSISSEAKAQDIEQRIKSESFLVKGIKKSTTRKNPPTPYITSTLQQDAANKLHFSSAYTMKLAQKLYEGVQLSDGQSTGLITYMRTDGLHIADEAIKDIQSLVEERYGKNFTSDGPRKYFKKVKNAQEAHEAIRPTNIRRLPSTIASLLDADSLNLYTLIWSRAVACQMEPASVVQIQLDIGNASESIIFRSSCSKVDFLGYQAVYEDPEAKAIRTKDDEKTREREETFETLSLLKDGDLLNIGEVELKQHYTQHPPRYSEGSLIKKLEELGIGRPSTYASIFKVLQDRKYLTIKSRVLYPEFRGRMVSAFLTNYFTEVTDYSFTADMETELDNVSGGVTEWKGLLRDYWTRFSAYCKRVENVQIQQVEKMLEKRYEDFLFSSLPDPTRTCPSCSEGTLVFKVSKFGSGYFIGCDGYPSCKFVAKTLYGEDEDEDDPPKNTCVEEPKLLGVHPNTSEKVILKCGPYGHYVQLGEDKKGHVPKRANASHIKDVNSITLEGALELLRYPLTLGNHPEDGQPVFLKLSKSGFTVRHRRTMATVPKNVEPGEVTFEKAMKLLSGKNVRLCGRPKRKPTVVDEEEEEEEGDEEAVEA; via the exons ATGCAGAGGACGCTCTCACTTGCGGCTGCTAAGTCTTCTTCTTCGACTTCACCTCTGTCTCTTCGTCCTCTCATGGCTaag TTTCAGTGCAGGGCAATTCAGAGTTTCCCagcttcatcttcctcttcattaGTCAGAGTCGATAGAGTCTGTAGAAACGTATGCCAGGTTCAGTTCAAAAGAGAGAACGCAAGCTGTTTTAAATTAGCTTGCGCACTTCCTTCCTTCGGTTCCTCCGTTAGTTACGCAGCACATTGGAGCGGTTCAAGTTTAAGTTCTTTAGGTAATAGTTTCAGACTGTTTCCTGGGAGGTACTTTTCTCAAGTCCCTAATACTGGGAATAAGGATAAGGTTGTCAAGAAGTTCAATAAGAACTGGaataagaagaataagaagaatgAGGTTTTGGCTTCCTCAGAAGCTCAAGTGGTGACTGCTACCGAACCGGTTATTGGAGATGTTAGCAGTGGCATCAAAGTGGATTTAGCAGCTGCACCTTCACCTGTTGGTACGCAGCCCTCAACTACTGTCAAACCAAAACGGCGcccaaagaaaaagaaagttgaTGATAAATCTTCTTCGACTGTGTCGGCTTTAGAAGAGGTCTCTGTAGAGGAGAGTTtgaaaaccattcccaagactAAACATTCTGGTTCTGGAAATCGGAAGTCTTCTTCATCTGCTaag AAGGAGGTGGCAAAAAATCCCACAATTTCTGCTCCATCAGAAGCAATCAATGCGCCAAAACAGGAGAAGGTCTCGGCTTCTTCAGAAGCTAAGGTGGTGGAATTATCAACTGAAGCTTCACCTGCTAGCAATGGTAAGCAAGCCTCTACTGCCAAAACAAAAAGGCGGCCGAAGAGCAAGAAAGTAGATGATAAGTCATCTCCAGCGGTACCAGTTCTGGAGGCGATCTCTGTTGAAGAGAGTTCAAAAAGCGTTCCCAAGCCAAAACATCATTCTGGTTCTGGCAAACCGAAATCTTCATCCGCTAAG AAGGAGGTGGCAAAAAATCCCATAGTGGAGGTGCCCAAAAGTGGAAAACCGAAGCAGGTTTCTCAAGCGCAGCCCATGAAAAACAGCATAGAGCACCGAGGTCAAAATGCTTCTAAACCGCTTTTTCCGCCAAGTGGGAAATCTGTTATTGTCGTTGAGTCAATCACAAAGGCAAAGGTTATTCAGGGTTATCTTGGTGACATGTATGAGGTTTTGCCAAGTTATGGTCATATCAGGGACCTGGCCTCAAGGTCTGGTTCAGTGAGGCCAGATGACGATTTTAGCATGGTTTGGGAGGTTCCATCTTCCGCCTGGACTCATATTAAGAGCATAAAGATGGCATTAAATGG AGCTGAAAATCTGATTCTTGCATCGGATCCAGATCGTGAAGGAGAGGCAATCGCCTGGCACATCATCGAGATGTTGCAGCAGCAGGGTGCCTTGCACGAGAGTATGACAGTAGCAAGGGTTGTATTTCACGAGATAACTGAATCGGCCATAAAAACTGCACTTCAGTCCCCACGAGAAATTGACGGGGACTTGGTACACGCATATCTCGCACGGCGTGCTCTTGATTATCTAATCGGATTTAACATTTCACCGCTTCTTTGGAGGAAACTTCCAGGTTGCCCATCAGCTGGGCGAGTCCAGTCTGCTGCTTTGGCTCTTATATGTGATAGAGAAACTGAAATTGACGGGTTTAAGCCTCAGGAGTACTGGACTGTAGGGATCAAAGTGCAAGGGAAAGATAATTCATCCGCTGTTTCAGCTCACTTGACCAGTTTAAATTCCAAAAAGTTGAGTCAGCTTTCTATCAGCTCTGAAGCAAAGGCTCAGGACATTGAGCAAAGGATAAAGTCAGAAAGTTTTCTAGTTAAGGGCATTAAAAAAAGCACTACAAGGAAGAATCCACCAACTCCATATATAACATCAACCCTCCAGCAGGACGCTGCTAACAAATTGCATTTTTCATCAGCTTATACCATGAAG CTTGCTCAAAAACTCTATGAGGGTGTCCAACTTTCCGATGGTCAATCAACTGGTCTTATAACATACATGCGAACAGATGGTTTACAT ATTGCTGATGAAGCTATCAAAGATATACAGTCCTTGGTGGAAGAAAG ATATGGGAAGAACTTTACATCAGATGGTCCtcgtaaatattttaaaaaggttaaaaacGCTCAGGAGGCTCACGAAGCTATTAGACCTACCAATATACGTAGATTACCGT CAACGATTGCTAGCCTGCTTGATGCGGATTCTCTAAATTTATATACCTTAATATGGTCACGAGCTGTGGCATGTCAGATGGAGCCTGCTTCTGTTGTGCAG ATACAACTTGATATTGGAAATGCCTCTGAATCCATTATCTTCAGATCTTCATGCTCAAAAGTCGACTTCCTTGGATACCAGGCAGTTTACGAG gaCCCCGAAGCTAAGGCAATCAGAACCAAAGACGATGAAAAGACTCGTGAGCGGGAGGAAACTTTTGAAACTCTCAGTTTGTTGAAG GATGGGGATCTGCTAAATATTGGCGAAGTGGAACTCAAGCAGCACTATACTCAGCACCCACCACGCTATTCCGAGGGGTCACTG ATCAAAAAGCTTGAGGAGCTCGGGATAGGTAGACCCTCGACATATGCATCTATATTTAAAGTTCTACAG GACAGGAAGTACCTAACAATAAAGAGCCGAGTACTGTATCCGGAGTTCCGTGGGAGGATG GTTTCAGCTTTTCTTACCAACTACTTCACCGAGGTCACAGACTACAGTTTTACTGCTGATATGGAGACTGAG CTTGACAACGTTTCTGGTGGTGTAACTGAATGGAAAGGTCTCCTAAGAGACTACTGGACACGATTCAGCGCTTATTGTAAACGTGTCGAAAATGTCCAAATCCAACAG GTGGAAAAAATGTTGGAAAAAAGATACGAGgactttttgttttcttccctTCCCGATCCCACACGGACTTGCCCGAG TTGTTCGGAAGGCACATTAGTTTTCAAAGTTAGCAAGTTTGGTTCTGGTTATTTCATTGGTTGTGATGGCTACCCTTCATGCAA GTTCGTTGCCAAAACACTATATGGagaggatgaagatgaagatgatccTCCAAAGAATACCTGCGTAGAAGAGCCCAAATTACTGGGTGTTCATCCCAATACCAGTGAGAAG GTTATTTTGAAGTGCGGCCCCTATGGGCATTATGTACAGCTTGGTGAGGACAAAAAAGGACACGTACCAAAACGAGCAAATGCGTCCCAT ATAAAGGATGTGAACTCTATTACGCTTGAAGGTGCTCTCGAATTATTACGCTATCCTCTGACACTG GGAAACCACCCTGAAGATGGGCAGCCTGTGTTCTTGAAGCTTAGTAAATCTGGATTTACTGTTCGACATCGCCGCACTATGGCTACTGTTCCCAAG AACGTTGAACCAGGTGAGGTTACTTTTGAGAAAGCAATGAAGCTCTTGTCTGGCAAAAATGTGAGACTGTGTGGCAGACCTAAGAGGAAGCCAACAGTTGTagatgaggaggaagaagaagaagaaggagatgaagaagctgTGGAGGCGTGA